One Zeugodacus cucurbitae isolate PBARC_wt_2022May chromosome 3, idZeuCucr1.2, whole genome shotgun sequence genomic region harbors:
- the LOC105219809 gene encoding WD repeat-containing protein 81 isoform X2, producing MDVLCNEIGINIQHLCETPVSGRYQLICDKQWLQTLETRRKIAPFNVWQKLDRRAHPSDPLDHPWTKILLQTYLKKPNVKVFPLQWQNGEGGGIEPAVEAESNNPLTYSQAMCYVTNTNFKNLWEAAYKRYPGANVKYAKSSTPAGRTLSPPSACSLVSYDVVLKELIQRVYNCPVIHCQQDRLIADQACESNNGVMFTEDANGTDRHANIMPALITIETSTRFCVLFYPPAIVTSLYDCITYSPSILGKSYNKSLFIIYQIIQLSKALQTAGLFLGDIRLHDIMVRENLWIQVLPRLESCILRPNLAERGVTSPSETAHGVDGENSVALEEHENGSYICGGIAEDGDDDTVDCSSNTKFDLQFAYDLEQFTLREYCEMWCNGQLSNYDYLTILNNAAGRGVNNPAYHHIMPWVTDFTARNGLNWRDLSKSKYRLNKGDVHLDLMFSHTTHQGVNGVGSAASSQIPHHVSDFLSEITYFVYMARRTPQEVLCQHVRPIWVPAEYPVSIQRLQQWTPDECIPEFYSDPMIFKSIHEDLPDLELPAWASCPEDFIAKHREALESQYVSERLQHWIDLNFGYKLTGKAAVKSKNVCLSLVDQHKELCQRGIVQLFTTPHPAKRFPSPWFNKTPPRLNQFYTAPHSPRSANSTLRANESRRLAKSTENLNVSGATTTLPTELAAATTSLRRSGASSSSPRMSLRVNNTTSDALSSNSNFYPSTNFIDLPKDYNPCALLQSLETIETFFARTFPKQKPASNTLEKIIHSDMLFDAHSSENSFTNRLFLDDNPNASIPTITQNKQKPKSLLAPSPTYLKKRSMQQLLHENRERELQILGCLIVELFAMQRLRAMLMNGVNASNEERLAACRTVASLHRHDIPKCLRYTVGLLLQPQCAVVTTDKGLPAPTATQLLEPIFANQLIPFPCNFYATYALIRALHQFDLNSSLLELCTHFNCNGRECAKYTDMDRQRVLFERKIAECKVMSCCVYIGRLLEPIGYEQFSPVELLLPHIIDLLLDEQTSILTAWNLFDSVAQALGIVNTQKYLLLPIMKLYDVESFERGMISVRTRSMDASSATGGQVRFSMSSSFKSRKSVKLYHHSFLLHLIVRFGLKCFLHNFIAPLIEAVGGYKEPEDGNGFHYHSSTNNGGGGSRRTSRNLNYASTEDDISLTLMSTERTDQSVDDATLHVKVPATKQEVEDVFSFDDDANSDHISNSGTSENKSLDSFDMRPAPAEEAKEDYNQSETASENLAISEIIYGTKMSSASLEDADKLSLHSQCATDSPTAQLGAKSPTIEIPASAIRRSYQLNTIDCDIGSRKSIDSFEIITQAVEEEQKQLKSQQNAADKVQLQAEHKESKSEEESEMQKQVALDSLQASVISKMSEAKAAQNNRISEMSAGSLMWLAHRLGPALTSRYITRNLLKMLSLCYVGQENLLPETHEQAESCNLNYFSMSDAHVVGDRSAARVLDCLMSIAALFGEEVILIQYFPHISELIALGSKRITPSLEGAIISTLQLLKYLVPCMIDATIMEHLKETILKNMLLPIVRILGSTRLLMPSGYLGRSVLARKWLDAVYTLCVRIGPDMSKEHLCLPTLRPFFLIFDKAFGIREQFENQTLGQLSISPPVSCFGNDDGANSRREREEIRDVFSPALAHISYLSFLRFLGEAIMQRTICNLEFILTLCHEFEQPDYKSLQTANNKSHNDTVDSPSKCNDNLTAPELSVANSFGTNVIGNRLEVVSGGGGTCNQSQQEVGPMEVLDMVAYKFEHVPTVRHLKGNWLAYWRHEISRSDKDTMLNLKQIKLQSFVGHTNSVRSILALDNENSFISASKIA from the exons atggaTGTGCTTTGCAATGAAATTGGTATAAACATACAGCATTTGTGTGAAACCCCTGTATCTGGTCGTTATCAATTGATTTGCGATAAGCAATGGTTACAAACGTTAGAAACGCGTCGCAAAATCGCTCCATTCAATGTATGGCAAAAACTTGATAGACGCGCACATCCAAGTGATCCCTTAGATCATCCATGGACGAAGATTTTATTGCAAACTTATTTAAAGAAACCAAATGTAAAAGTATTCCCTCTACAATGGCAAAATGGCGAAGGAGGAGGCATAGAACCAGCTGTAGAGGCTGAGAGCAACAATCCACTCACATATTCTCAAGCAATGTGCTATGTAAccaatacaaatttcaaaaatctttgGGAGGCTGCATACAAACGTTATCCAGGCGCTAACGTTAAGTATGCCAAATCATCGACACCAGCTGGTAGAACATTAAGCCCTCCTTCGGCTTGCAGTCTTGTTTCTTATGATGTAGTGTTGAAAGAATTGATACAACGTGTATACAATTGTCCTGTCATACATTGCCAGCAAGATCGGTTAATTGCGGATCAAGCATGCGAAAgcaataacggagttatgttcACAGAGGACGCTAATG gtACTGATCGTCATGCGAATATAATGCCAGCACTCATCACCATAGAGACTTCAACTCGTTTTTGCGTATTATTTTATCCTCCCGCCATTGTTACAAGTCTTTACGATTGCATAACTTATTCACCATCTATATTGGGTAAATCCTACAACAAGTCGCTCTTTATTATCTATCAGATAATACAGCTTTCGAAGGCGCTACAAACGGCTGGACTTTTCTTGGGTGATATACGTCTGCATGATATAATGGTGCGTGAAAATCTGTGGATACAAGTACTACCACGTCTAGAGTCTTGCATATTACGACCAAATCTGGCAGAACGTGGTGTCACATCACCAAGCGAAACTGCGCACGGTGTGGATGGCGAGAATTCCGTGGCTTTAGAAGAACATGAAAATGGTAGTTATATTTGTGGTGGCATTGCCGAAGATGGCGACGACGACACTGTTGATTGCTCCAGCAATACCAAATTCGATTTGCAATTCGCTTATGATTTGGAGCAGTTTACGTTGCGCGAATACTGTGAAATGTGGTGCAATGGACAACTTTCTAATTATGATTATCTAACGATATTGAATAATGCTGCCGGTCGCGGAGTTAATAACCCGGCCTATCATCACATAATGCCATGGGTAACTGATTTTACCGCACGCAATGGTCTGAATTGGCGTGATTTAAGCAAAAGCAAATATCGATTGAACAAAGGTGATGTACATTTGGATTTAATGTTTTCACATACCACCCATCAAGGCGTAAATGGTGTAGGAAGTGCCGCAAGCAGTCAGATACCGCATCATGTGTCAGATTTTCTTTCCGAAATCACCTACTTTGTTTATATGGCACGACGCACACCGCAAGAGGTGCTCTGCCAACACGTGCGTCCCATTTGGGTGCCTGCCGAATATCCCGTGTCCATACAACGCTTGCAACAATGGACACCGGACGAATGTATACCTGAGTTCTACTCCGATCCAATGATTTTCAAGAGTATACACGAAGACTTGCCAGACCTGGAGTTGCCTGCTTGGGCGTCATGCCCTGAAGATTTCATTGCAAAACATCGGGAAGCTTTGGAGTCACAGTATGTTAGTGAGAGGCTACAACACTGGATTGATCTCAATTTTGG CTACAAATTAACCGGCAAGGCTGCTGTCAAATCAAAGAATGTATGTCTGAGTTTGGTGGATCAACATAAAGAGCTCTGCCAACGTGGTATTGTGCAACTGTTTACCACACCACATCCCGCCAAACGTTTTCCGTCACCATGGTTTAATAAAACACCACCACGTCTCAATCAATTCTATACTGCGCCGCATTCACCACGTTCCGCCAACTCTACACTGCGCGCCAACGAATCAAGACGTCTTGCCAAAAGCACAGAGAATCTAAATGTTAGTGGTGCAACCACTACGCTTCCAACAGAGCTCGCTGCAGCCACAACTTCGTTACGTCGTTCGGGTGCTTCGTCATCCTCACCGCGTATGTCCTTACGCGTAAATAACACAACAAGCGATGCTCTGTcgtcaaattcaaatttctacCCCAGCACCAATTTCATTGACTTGCCAAAAGATTACAATCCATGTGCGCTCCTCCAATCGCTCGAAACAATTGAAACATTCTTCGCACGCACTTTTCCCAAACAGAAGCCAGCATCGAACACTTTGGAAAAGATCATACACAGTGATATGCTGTTCGATGCACACTCCTCGGAAAACTCATTTACCAACCGTCTTTTCCTCGATGATAATCCGAATGCTAGCATACCGACCATAACACAAAATAAGCAGAAACCAAAAAGTCTACTGGCACCAAGCCCAACCTACCTAAAGAAGCGTTCAATGCAACAGCTGCTACACGAGAACCGCGAACGTGAGCTCCAAATATTGGGCTGCCTCATTGTAGAGCTGTTTGCCATGCAGCGTCTGCGCGCAATGCTCATGAACGGCGTGAATGCAAGCAACGAAGAACGTCTCGCCGCGTGTCGCACTGTGGCCAGCTTACACCGTCATGACATACCGAAGTGTTTGCGTTACACTGTCGGTTTGTTGTTGCAACCGCAGTGCGCCGTAGTGACCACTGACAAAGGACTGCCGGCGCCAACAGCCACCCAGCTACTCGAACCGATTTTCGCCAATCAATTGATACCGTTTCCATGTAATTTCTATGCGACATATGCGCTTATACGCGCCTTGCATCAATTCGATTTGAATTCCTCGCTACTCGAGTTGTGCACACACTTCAACTGCAATGGGCGTGAGTGCGCCAAATACACCGACATGGATCGCCAGCGTGTGTTATTTGAACGCAAAATAGCCGAGTGCAAAGTGATGTCGTGCTGTGTCTACATCGGTCGTTTGTTAGAGCCCATTGGGTATGAGCAATTTTCACCAGTCGAACTGCTGTTGCCGCACATTATTGATTTGCTGTTGGATGAGCAAACCTCCATATTGACTGCGTGGAATTTATTTGATTCCGTGGCACAAGCGCTCGGCATTGTCAATACACAAAAGTACCTGTTATTGCCCATAATGAAGCTGTACGATGTGGAGAGCTTTGAACGCGGCATGATTTCTGTGCGCACGCGCAGCATGGATGCGAGCAGTGCCACCGGCGGACAAGTGCGCTTCTCAATGAGCAGTTCGTTTAAGTCGCGTAAATCCGTTAAGCTGTACCATCATAGTTTTCTGTTGCATTTGATTGTGCGCTTCGGCTTGAAATGTTTTCTACATAATTTCATTGCGCCACTCATTGAGGCTGTTGGTGGTTACAAAGAACCGGAAGATGGTAACGGTTTCCATTATCATAGCTCCACGAATAATGGCGGCGGTGGCAGTCGTCGTACGAGTCGGAATTTAAATTACGCCTCGACAGAAGATGACATTTCGTTGACACTTATGTCAACAGAACGCACGGACCAAAGTGTAGATGATGCGACACTGCATGTTAAAGTACCTG CAACAAAACAGGAGGTTGAGGACGTTTTCAGTTTTGATGATGATGCCAACTCGGATCACATATCAAATTCTGGAACAAGTGAAAATAAATCGCTCGACTCTTTTGACATGCGTCCTGCACCAGCCGAAGAAGCTAAAGAGGATTACAACCAAAGCGAAACAGCATCGGAAAACTTAGCAATTTCCGAAATCATCTACGGTACAAAAATGTCAAGCGCATCATTGGAAGATGCCGATAAGTTATCCCTGCACAGTCAATGCGCAACTGATTCACCCACCGCACAACTGGGCGCCAAATCGCCCACAATTGAAATACCTGCCAGCGCAATCAGGCGTAGTTATCAATTAAACACCATCGACTGTGACATTGGTTCACGCAAAAGTATCGATTCATTCGAGATTATAACACAAGCAGTGGAAGAGGagcaaaagcaattgaaatcgCAGCAAAATGCTGCCGACAAAGTGCAGCTGCAGGCAGAGCATAAGGAGTCCAAGTCGGAAGAGGAAagtgaaatgcaaaaacaagTTGCGCTGGACTCTTTGCAAGCATCGGTAATTTCGAAAATGTCCGAAGCCAAAGCAGCGCAAAATAATCGCATCTCTGAAATGAGCGCTGGTAGCTTGATGTGGCTGGCACATCGTCTGGGACCAGCATTAACTTCGCGTTACATAACACGTAATTTGCTTAAAATGCTGTCGCTGTGCTATGTTGGTCAGGAGAATTTGCTACCCGAAACGCACGAGCAAGCTGAGTCGTGTAATTTGAATTACTTTTCCATGTCCGATGCGCATGTTGTGGGCGATCGCAGTGCAGCGCGTGTCTTGGACTGTCTGATGTCTATAGCGG CATTATTCGGCGAAGAAGTGATACTCATACAATACTTTCCACATATAAGCGAACTGATCGCTTTGGGCTCGAAACGTATAACCCCCAGTCTCGAAGGCGCTATTATAAGCACACTACAATTACTGAAATACCTGGTGCCTTGTATGATAGATGCCACTATAATGGAACACTTGAAG gAAACAATACTCAAAAATATGCTATTGCCAATAGTACGTATATTGGGCTCGACACGTCTGCTCATGCCCAGCGGCTATTTGGGTCGTTCGGTTTTGGCTCGCAAATGGTTGGATGCAGTCTATACGCTCTGTGTGCGTATCGGTCCAGATATGTCTAAAGAGCATTTATGCCTACCGACGCTCAGACCGTTTTTCCTTATCTTCGACAAGGCTTTCGGTATACgcgaacaatttgaaaatcaaacTTTGGGTCAACTCTCGATATCACCACCTGTAAGTTGCTTTGGAAATGATGACGGCGCGAATTCCAGACGTGAACGCGAAGAGATACGAGACGTGTTCAGTCCTGCGCTTGCGCACATCTCGTATTTGTCGTTCTTACGCTTTTTGGGCGAGGCCATAATGCAACGTACCATTTGTAATTTGGAATTTATCTTGACACTTTGCCATGAATTTGAGCAACCCGACTATAAATCGCTGCAAACCGCCAATAATAAGTCGCACAATGATACGGTGGACAGTCCATCAAAGTGTAATGATAATTTAACGGCACCAGAGTTGTCGGTGGCCAATAGTTTTGGCACAAACGTAATTGGCAATCGTCTAGAGGTGgtcagtggtggtggtggtacgTGCAATCAATCGCAACAAGAAGTTGGTCCCATGGAGGTTTTAGATATGGTCGCATACAAATTTGAGCACGTACCGACAGTGCGACATTTGAAGGGCAATTGGTTGGCTTATTGGCGGCATGAAATCAGTCGTTCGGATAAGGATACCATgttgaatttaaaacaaatcaaattacaATCCTTCGTGGGACACACCAATTCAGTGCGTTCGATTTTGGCATTAGACAATGAGAACAGTTTCATTTCGGCTTCCAAG ATCGCATGA